The Atlantibacter hermannii genomic interval GAAGGTACAGATTGGCCAGCGTAACTCTTCAAGACGTGTCCAGATCACGGCAATCAGCGCCGCGCCGATGATGATGAGCGCCAGCGGCAACGGCCAGAAGAACGAGAGCGTCATCTGACTGGCGAAATAGATGGTGTAAAGAAGATGGGATAAGAAAAACGCGCCGATAGCGTACAGCAGACGTTCGCGGGAAAGCAGCGTCAGCGCGTCGCCCACCAGCGTTGCCAGCAGGCCGGCGACCACCAGGTAACCCAGCGCTTCGAACATCGGCGCCTGCCACGCCAGCAGCAGCAGTAACAGCAGCGTAACCGGTTTAAAAACCCAACGTTGCCATGCGGGGCCGCGATAGGAGGCATCCACATACAACCAGGCGGAGAAACAGACAGCAATAAACGACCAAAGCATGATAAGTCCCTGATTCAGTTATTGTAACGCGCACCCGTTGTACGCGGCTCTGTCTTTCAGTCTAGTGTCCCGCCGGGGCAGATGACAATGCTTATCAAGCCAGAGTATTCTAAAAAGCGCCTCAACAATGAGAATGCCGTAATGAGTAAAATCCCACTTTTCCTGATAGTTATCATCGCGATAATCGTCATTGCCGCCTCTTTTCGCTTTGTGCAACAGCGCCGGGAAAATGCCAGTAATGACGCCGCGCCCGTGCTGCAAAAACAGGTTGAGGTGACCAGTAAACGCGAAAAACCGGCCAACGATCGCCGTTCGCGCCAGCGCGACGTGACTCCCGCAGGCGACGAGATGCGCTATGAAGCTCGTTTTAAACCGCAGCAGGGTGGGCTGGAGATGACGTTCCGGCTTGACGCCGCGGCGTATCATCAACTGACGGTGGGTGAGAAAGGCGTGCTGTATGTTCAGGGAACGCGATTTGTGCGTTTCGAGGCGCAGCCGTAGCCGCACCTGGGTGTCATTACTTTAATTTTTGCCTTTTCTGCCAGGCCAGCAGTTCGAAAACGCCAAACAGAAAAATACGGAACTGCTCCGGCTTACCCATCGGCGGCGCATCTTTCGGTTGCGTGGCTTTTAGCATGGCCAGTTGCAACCCATGCATCAGCACCATAAAGATCAGCGCCACGTTGACGAAAATATTGAGCGGACGCGGGAAGGGTTGGATTAGATTCAAAATCAAAAACCCCCACACGCACAGCATCAGCAGCCGTCCCAGATTAATCAGCATCTCTCGCTCCTTGCGATTCACGTAAATAAAGGCGATAGGCCACCTGGCCTGCCACTTTTTCCCGGTGCAAATGCCAGCTTGCCGGGACTGACGGCATCCCGTTTTCCACTTCGCTTTCAACGTAGATCAGCGCGTCATCCGCGAGCCAGCCGTTTTTCTCCAGCAGGTTCAGCGTTTCGTCGAGCAGGCCTTTGCGAAACGGCGGATCGACGAACACGATGTCGTGCGGCGTACCGGTTTGATTAAGGTAGTTCAGGGTATTGGTATTAACCACTTGCACGTTGGCGGCTTTCAGGGTCGCCAGATTTTTTTGCAGTTGCTGCGCCACGGCGCGTTCCATTTCCAGCAGTGTGGCATGTGCGGCGTAGCGGGAGAGCGACTCAAGGCCTAATGCGCCACTGCCTGCGAAGCAGTCAAGACAACGTGCGTCCACCATGTGCGGTGCCAGCCAGTTGAACAGCGTTTCGCGCACCCGATCGGTGGTGGGGCGCAGGCCGGGGCTGTCGGTTACCGGGAGTTTCCGGCCTCGCCATTGGCCGCCGATGATACGAATCTGGCCGCTGCCAGAAGAGCTGGGTTTCTTCATGCTGTTCACTGCGCTTAATCATTTGGCCTGCTATTCTAGCGGCGCAGGCCGCCAGGTGAAACCTCAATCCGTCGGCGTGATGCGCTGACGGGAAAGTGATAGAATAACGTATTCATTCGTAAAAAATTTAGCGCCCGCGCTGTGATTGCGCGGGGATGCTGCCAGGATTCAACAGCGAGGGGTGTAGTCGCCAATGGCAAAAGATAAAAAAAGGGGCTTTTTTTCCTGGCTGGGTTTCGGCCAAAAAGAGCAGGAGCCGGACGTTGAACAGCAGCAGGTAACAGAGCGGGACGTTCAGAATCAGGTTACCGAACTGCCGCCGGAAAGCGTCGACGAGCCGATCGCGAAGGCTGACGCGCCAGAGGCTGAGGCACAATCGCCGGTAGCTGAAGACGTGGAATCCTCAGCTCCTCATACCCTTGACGAATCCGAGGCGTTCGCTGAAGAAGTGGTGGAAATCAGCGAGCAGCAGGCAAACCAGGTTGTTGAAGACGCGCCTGCGGCACCGCAGACCGTTGCCGATGAGGTCGTCGACCATATAGAACAGGTCATCGCCGAATCGGAGCGCAATGAGCCCGTCCAGCAGGCAGAAACCAATATTGAGCACGAGACACTGCCGCTGCCGGAAGAGGTTGCGGAACATGATATCGAGCCTGAAGAGTGGCAGGCCGAGCACGAACTGCAGGTCGCAGACGAGCCGGAAATCAGCGATGAGGAACTGGAAGCGCAGGCGCTGGCGGCAAACCAGCTGGCGCAGGAATCCGATGACGATGTGGAACAGGCCGCGCCTGACGTGGCGATGCCGGTACAGGAGAAGCCCACCAAAGAGGGCTTCTTCGCCCGCCTTAAGCGCAGCCTGATTAAAACCAAAGAAAATCTCGGTTCCGGATTTATCAGTCTGTTCCGCGGTAAAAAAATCGATGATGATCTGTTTGAAGAACTGGAAGAGCAGTTGCTGATTGCCGATGTGGGCGTGGAAACGACCCGCAGAATCATCACCAACCTCACCGAAGGGGCCAGCCGCAAGCAGTTACGCGACGCAGAAGCGTTATATGGCCTGCTGAAAGAAGAGATGGGTGAAATCCTCGCCAAAGTAGACGAACCGCTGAATATCGAAGGCAAAACGCCGTTCGTTATCCTGATGGTCGGCGTTAACGGCGTAGGGAAAACCACCACTATCGGCAAACTGGCGCGCCAGTTTGAGCAGCAGGGCAAATCGGTCATGCTGGCGGCGGGCGATACCTTCCGTGCCGCGGCGGTGGAGCAGCTCCAGGTGTGGGGCCAGCGCAATAACATTCCGGTGGTGGCACAGCATACCGGCGCCGATTCCGCTTCCGTTATTTTCGATGCCATTCAGGCGGCGAAAGCGCGCAATGTCGATGTATTGATTGCAGATACCGCCGGGCGTTTGCAAAATAAATCGCATCTGATGGAAGAGCTGAAGAAAATCGTCCGCGTGATGAAAAAGCTCGACGAAGATGCGCCCCATGAGATTATGCTGACGATCGACGCCAGCACCGGGCAGAATGCCATCAGCCAGGCCAAACTGTTCCATGAGGCCGTGGGCCTGACGGGGATCACCCTGACGAAGCTTGACGGCACCGCTAAAGGGGGCGTGATTTTCTCTGTAGCGGACCAGTTCGGGATCCCGATTCGCTATATCGGCGTTGGCGAACAAATTTCTGATTTGCGCCCGTTTAATGCGGGTGACTTTATAGAGGCACTTTTTGCCCGAGAGGATTAACAATGATTCGCTTTGAACAGGTCAGCAAAGCCTATCTTGGTGGGAGACAGGCTCTGCAAGGGGTGACCTTTCACCTGCAACCTGGCGAGATGGCGTTTCTTACCGGCCATTCCGGTGCCGGTAAGAGTACGTTGCTTAAGCTTATCTGCGGCATTGAACGGCCCAGCGCCGGGCAGATTTATTTTGCCGGTCATGAGATCAGCCGCCTGAAAAATCGTGAAGTGCCGTTTCTGCGTCGCCAGATTGGTATGATCTTCCAGGATCACCATTTGCTGATGGACCGAACCGTATTCGATAACGTTGCGATCCCGCTGATCATTGCGGGCGCCAGTAGCGAGGATATCCGCCGTCGCGTCAGCGCGGCGCTGGATAAAGTCGGCCTGCTGGATAAGGCGAAAAGCTTCCCGATCCAGCTTTCCGGCGGTGAGCAGCAACGTGTAGGCATCGCCCGTGCCGTGGTCAACAAGCCTGCGGTTTTGCTGGCGGATGAACCGACCGGTAACCTCGATGAAGCGCTGTCGGAAGGGATTTTGCGCCTGTTTGAAGAGTTCAACCGCGTGGGCGTAACCGTACTGATGGCTACGCATGACATGGGGCTGATTTCCCGTCGTCATTATCCAATGTTGACCCTGAGTGATGGTCATTTGCATGGAGGCCGACCCGGTGAATAAACGTGATGCGCTGAATGAGATGAGGCGCTTTGGTAATAAGCTCAGCGGTTTTACCCGGCAGAAAATGGGCTCAGACGGCAACCGGCAGCAGCCTAAACGCGCAAAAAGCCAACCGCCAAAGGCGAAATCCCGCAAAGGCGGCGTGAATGAACAATTCCGCTATGCCTGGAATGGCGCGCTGCAGGATCTGAAAAGCAAGCCGTTCGCGACCTTTCTGACCATCATGGTTATCGCCATTTCGCTGACGCTGCCGAGCGTCTGCTACATGGTTTATAAAAACGTTAATCAGGCGGCGACCCAGTATTATCCCTCGCCGCAGATCACCGTTTACCTCGACAAAGCGCTGGATGACGATGCGGCCCAGCGGGTGGTCGGTCAGCTTCAGGCGGAGCCGGGCGTTGAAAAAGTGAATTACCTGTCGCGGGAAGAAGCGCTGGGTGAGTTCCGCAACTGGTCTGGTTTTGGCGGCGCATTAGATATGCTCGAAGAGAACCCGCTGCCCGCCGTGGCGGTTATTGTGCCGAAACTGGATTTTCAGGGTACCGAAGCGCTTAACACGCTGCGCGATCGCGTTACGCGGGTGCAGGGCGTGGATGAAGTGCGCATGGACGACAGCTGGTTCGCCCGTCTGTCTGCATTGACCGGGCTGGTGGGGCGCGTTGCGGCCATGATCGGCGTTCTGATGGTGGCGGCCGTGTTCCTGGTGATCGGCAACAGCGTACGGTTAAGCATCTTCGCGCGCCGTGACACCATTAACGTGCAAAAACTGATTGGCGCAACCGACGGATTTATTCTGCGGCCGTTCCTTTATGGCGGTGCCCTGCTTGGTTTTAGCGGCGCATTTTTGTCACTGATTCTTTCAGAAATCCTGGTGATGCGGCTCTCTTCCGCCGTCACCGATGTGGCGCGGGTATTCGGCACGTCCTTTGATCTCAATGGGTTATTGTTTGATGAGTGCCTGTTGTTGCTGCTGGTATGCTCAATGATCGGGCTGGTTAGCTGCCTGGCTCGCCACCGTGCAACATTTACGTCACTTTACCCCGGACTAAAAAAAGTTTGATATACTTCTCCCCTGCAACGCGTTCCCGTCTGCAGGGGAAAGTCCCCATTTACCCTGCCTCGCTTTTTCATGGTGTTGTCACACTCTGTGTGTAAAATGTTCACATATCGACAGGGAACTTGTGGATAAAATCACTGTCTGAAAAAAGAGTGAATGATATTCTCGTTGCTCATAAGAACTGGCCCGTTTGTTGCCTGATGGGGACAACGCCAGGCCAGTACGAAAATGATTGAGAGGATTTGAATGACCAAAGAAATGCAAACTTTAGCGCTCGCTCCGGTCGGCAACCTGGAATCTTACATCCGGGCCGCCAACGCCTGGCCGATGTTATCGGCTGAGGAAGAACGGACACTTGCTGAAAAGCTGCATTACCAGGGCGATCTGGAAGCAGCGAAAAAGCTGATCCTGTCTCACCTGCGATTTGTTGTTCATATCGCTCGTAATTACGCGGGCTATGGCCTGCCGCAGGCGGATCTCATTCAGGAAGGTAATATCGGCCTGATGAAAGCCGTACGTCGCTTCAACCCTGAAGTGGGCGTACGTCTGGTGTCCTTCGCCGTACACTGGATCAAAGCGGAAATTCACGAATACGTGCTGCGTAACTGGCGTATTGTGAAAGTAGCTACCACCAAAGCGCAGCGTAAGCTGTTCTTTAACCTGCGTAAAACCAAGCAGCGTCTGGGCTGGTTTAATCAGGATGAAGTGGAAATGGTAGCGCGCGAGCTGGGTGTAACCAGCAAAGACGTCCGTGAAATGGAGTCGCGCATGGCGGCCCAGGACATGACGTTTGATATGTCATCAGACGACGATGCATCCGATGGACAGCCAATGGCCCCGGTACTCTATCTGCAGGATAAATCCTCAAACTTTGCCGACGGCATTGAGGACGATAACTGGGAAGAGCACGCGGCGGATAAACTGTCTGATGCGATGCTGGGTCTGGACGAGCGCAGCCAACAAATCATTCGTGCCCGCTGGCTGGATGAAGACAGCAAAACCACATTGCAGGAACTGGCCGATCGTTATGGCGTCTCTGCCGAACGTGTGCGCCAGCTTGAAAAGAATGCAATGAAGAAACTGCGCGCCGCTATCGAAGCCTGATCATCGCCTGGCGATAAAAAATACCCCGTGAGTCGCTCATGGGGTATTTTTGTTTTCAGCGCCGGGAAATATTTATCGTTCGGTTAAAAGCGTAATCCGTATCACGGATAAAAATTAAAAACCGGTTATGACGTAAAACATTTGCTGCATTAATCACAAACCCTTATTCATTATACAAAAAAAGCCGTTTCTCTCCCCCAGCCATCCATAAATCCTACTAGCCTAAGACACAAAAGCGCGTTACATAAAAAGCACTCGTGAATCATTGTTACGTCAACGTATAAGAGCTGCGGAGAGAAGAAAGTGAAAAATTCAGAACTACATCAGCGCCGTCAGAATGCGACACCACGCGGCATTGGCGTAATGTGCGGGTTTTATGCCGAACGCGCTGAAAATGCCACCCTGTGGGACGTTGAAGGGCGTGAGGTGATTGATTTTGCTGCCGGGATTGCGGTGTTAAATACCGGGCATCGTCATCCGCGCCTGGTGGCGGCCATCGAAAAACAACTTCAGGCGTTTACCCATACCGCCTATCAAATTGTGCCTTATGAAGGGTATGTGTCGTTGGCAGAACGCATTAATGAACGTGTGCCTGTCGAAGGGCCAGTGAAAACCGCCTTTTTCACCACGGGTGCGGAAGCGGTGGAAAACGCCGTGAAAATCGCCCGGGCCAGTACCCGTCGCCCTGGCATCATCGCATTTGGCGGCGCTTTTCATGGGCGTACCTTTATGACCATGGCGTTGACGGGCAAAGTTGCGCCGTACAAGCTGGGATTTGGTCCTTTCCCGGGTTCGGTATTTCATGCTCGCTATCCCAACGAATTACATGGCGTCAGTGTCGGGCAGGCGCTGGAAAGCCTTGAACATCTCTTTAAAGCGGAGATTGCCCCGGATCAGGTGGCGGCAATCATTCTTGAGCCAGTGCAGGGCGAAGGCGGATTTAACGTCGCACCGCCGGAATTTTTCACCGCACTGCGGGCGATATGTGATCAACACGGCATTTTGTTGATTGCCGATGAAGTCCAGAGCGGTTTCGCACGCACCGGCAAATTGTTCGCCATGGAGCATTACCCGGTGAAAGCCGATTTGATCACCATGGCCAAAAGCCTGGCGGGCGGGATGCCACTTTCTGCCGTGGCGGGACGCGCCGACGTCATGGACGCGCCAGCGCCTGGCGGGCTGGGAGGAACGTATGCAGGCAACCCGCTGGCCATCGCGTCAGCCCATGCGGTACTGGACGTCATTGACGATGAGAAACTGTGCCAGCGAGCGAATGAACTGGGCGCACAGTTGACGGATGTGCTGGAACAGGCGCAGTCGGGTAGTAAAGCCATCGCGCAGGTTCGCGGGCTGGGGTCGATGATCGCTGTAGAGTTTAACGAGCCGGAAACCGGTAAACCGTCGGCGGAAATAACCCGCGAAGTACAGCAGGCGGCCCTGGATCAGGGATTACTACTGCTCAGTTGCGGGGTTTATGGCAACGTGATCCGCTTCCTGTATCCGCTTACTATTCCGCAGGAACAATTTACCCGGGCGCTTACCATCCTGAAGCAGGTTTTACCGCAATAATCCTGACGTGGCGGGGCATTGTTGTTGCAGTAATGTTGCAAAAAGACCCCGTCGCGCTCACTTTCTGTTATTCACCCCGCAAAATTGTTGTTCCAAAATTAGAAAAATGGGGTATGTTTTAGCAGAGTATGCTGCTCAGGCACCGGTGGCATCCCTCCTTTCTAAAATCTAATGCTGCGCCTAAGTGTGATAGCGACATAATGTGCCAAACGAAAACAACAAAACAACTTCAACAACCACAACAATGGGGATCCTCAGGATGAAAATGACGGGTAAAGCGTTACTGGCGGGATGTATCGCTCTGGCAATGAGCAGCGCAGCGATGGCAGAAGATATTAAGATCGCCGTTGTGGGTGCGATGTCCGGTCCGGTTGCGCAGTATGGCGATCAGGAATTTACTGGCGCAGAACAAGCCGTTGCCGATATTAACGCCAAGGGCGGCATCAAAGGCAATAAACTGGTCATCACCAAATATGATGACGCCTGCGACCCGAAACAAGCGGTAGCGGTAGCCAACAAAGTGGTTAACGACGGCATCAAATATGTTATCGGCCACCTTTGCTCCTCTTCCACCCAGCCGGCATCTGACATCTATGAAGACGAAGGTATTCTGATGATTACGCCAGCAGCGACCGCACCGGAACTGACTGCGCGTGGCTATCAGCTGATTCTGCGTACCACTGGCCTGGACTCTGACCAGGGCCCAACCGCCGCCAAATACATCGTTGAGAAAGTGAAGCCGCAGCGCATCGCCGTTATCCATGACAAACAGCAATACGGCGAAGGCCTGGCGCGTTCCGTTCAGGACGGCCTGAAAAAAGCGGGTGCCAACGTGGTGTTCTTTGACGGTATCACCGCAGGTGAGAAAGATTTCTCCACCCTGGTCGCGCGTCTGAAGAAAGAAAATATCGACTTCGTGTATTACGGCGGTTATCACCCGGAAATGGGCCAGATCCTGCGTCAGTCGCGCGCGGCCGGTCTGAAAACACAGTTTATGGGCCCGGAAGGGGTGGCAAACGTGTCGCTGTCTAACATTGCAGGCGAATCTGCCGAAGGCATGTTAGTCACCAAACCGAAAAACTATGATCAGGTGCCAGCGAACAAACCTATCGTAGACGCCATTAAAGCCAAGAAACAGGATCCGAGCGGCGCGTTCGTGTGGACCACCTACGCTGCGCTGCAATCTCTGCAGGCTGGCCTGAACCAGTCTGACGACCCGGCTGAAATCGCCAAATACCTGAAAGCGAACTCTGTCGATACCGTGATGGGGCCGCTCTCCTGGGATGAGAAGGGCGATCTGAAAGGGTTTGAGTTCGGCGTGTTTACGTGGCATGCCAATGGTACCGCGACCGACGCCAAATAATTTGCCTGTCGCCTTTCACGCTGTCGCGGCGTTGACGGCCTTCAGAAACCCCGGTCACTTACTGATGTAAGCTCCCGGGGATTTCTTCAGTTGTCGCCTTGCTACAACGCGAAATGCTCGGGCAAATAGTCAGTCGCCTTTTACGCTGTCGCGGCGTTGACGGCCTTCAGAAACCCCGGTCATTTACTGATGTAAGCTCCCGGGGATTTCTTCAGTTGTCGCCTTGCTACAACGCGAAATGCTCGGGCAAATAGTCAGTCGCCTTTCACGCTGTTGCGGCGTTGACGGCCTTCAGAAATCCCGGTCACTTACTGATGTAAGCTGGCTCTTAAAAAAACGGCCACATAACTGTGGCCTTTTTATTAGCGTTTCTCCCAACCGCCTTCTTCGATCGAAAACCCCAGCGCCTGCATAAACGCATTCATCACATTGCGGTCTTCGACGCCGACATCAGAGATCCACCAGTGGTTGATAGTGGGATTATCGCGGATCACTTCTTCAATCAAATAGTGCCCAACGCCGCGGCGGCGCGTGACTTCGCGAACCCGTAGCGAGTCCATCGCGCCCTGATTGCCGGTTAAGGTCACCCGGACTGCGCCCAGCAACCGCTCATTAAAACGCGCTGCATAAATGCGGTGGCCTTCATCAATGGTTAACGACGCGCTGGAGTATTCCGGCCAAATTTTGCCGAGGTCAATGTGATCCTGCGGCGTGAAAGTAAGCAGACGAATAATAGTAAGTTTCATAAGCGGCATCCCGAAGGCAGTTTTTCCGAGTGTATCCAAATTATTGACCATAACGCCTGCTCTTTTTGATCTGATTCAGTAGTTGAATAATTTTTAACGCGTGTCAAAAGCAGTGCGAATGTACCGGGAATGAAATTTAACCAGGTTTTTACTCTGAAAGGTAGTGATTTATTCGGCTTAATGCACCAATATTTTATGCTGGGATGATTGCTTTTTTTTGTTTAACTCTGACTTAATCCAGAATATTATCTTTGCTTAATGTCATGATAAATAGACGTTTTAGCCTGTCTGATAGCGAAATTAAGCGCTAACTCATTAAAGAGTCAGGTAAAAATAGTATTGTTTACAAAAACAGCAGAACATTTTTTAACCATAATAAAACCAGAAATTAACAACTGGCACGAGTGGGGATGCACGGAATGAAATACAACGCGAAAACGATACTCGCAGGGATGATAGCGCTGGCAGTCACACACACGGCAGCGGCGCAGGAGATTAAGGTCGCGGTGGTAGGGGCGATGTCCGGCCCGGTTGCCCAGTGGGGCGATATGGAATTCAACGGCGCGCGCCAGGCGATAAAAGACATTAATGCCAAAGGCGGCGTGAAAGGCGACACGCTGGTGGCCGTGGAGTACGACGATGCGTGCGATCCCAAGCAAGCGGTGGCGGTAGCGAACAAAATCGTTAACGACGGCATTAAATATGTTATCGGCCACCTGTGTTCATCTTCCACGCAGCCAGCATCCGATATTTATGAAGACGAAGGCATTTTGATGATCACGCCGGGCGCGACTAATCCGGAGCTGACGCAACGCGGCTATCAAATGATTATGCGCACCGCCGAGCTGGATTCCGCACAGGGCCCGACCGCCGCGAAGTACATCCTGGAAACGGTGAAACCGCAACGTATCGCCATCCTTCATGACAAACAGCAGTACGGCGAGGGCCTGGCCCGCTCCGTTCAGGATGGCCTGAAAAAAGGCGGCGCAAACGTGGTGTTCTTTGACGGCATTACCGCAGGCGAGAAAGATTTCTCCGCGCTGCTGGCACGTTTGCAAAAAGAGAATATCGATTTTGTTTACTACGGCGGCTACTACCCGGAAATGGGTCAGATGCTGCGCCAGGCGCGGGCCATCGGCCTGAAAACCCAGTTTATGGGGCCGGAAGGCGTTGGCAATGCCTCGTTGTCCAACATTGCCGGGGATGCAGGCGAAGGCATGCTGGTGACGATGCCGAAGCGCTATGACCAGGAAGCCTCCAACAAGGCTATCGTGGACGCCCTTAAGGCTGACAAAAAAGACGCCAGCGGACCGTATGTGTGGATCACCTACGCCGCCGTACAGTCACTGGCGACCGGGATGGAAAGAAGCGGTTCAACAGAACCGGCTGACATTATCAAGGACTTGAAAGAACACGGGGCTGATACCGTGATTGGGCCGCTGAACTGGGATGAAAAAGGCGATCTGAAGGGATTTGATTTTGGTGTATTCCAGTGGCATGCCGACGGGTCATCAACCAGTGTTAGCCAACGTTAATACGCTGACCTGAACGAGAGAAAAAAGGTTACGTTATGTCCGAGCAGTTCCTCTATTTTTTGCAGCAGATGTTCAATGGCGTCACGCTGGGTAGCACCTACGCGCTGATCGCCATCGGCTACACCATGGTGTACGGCATTAT includes:
- the yhhN gene encoding inner membrane protein, whose translation is MLWSFIAVCFSAWLYVDASYRGPAWQRWVFKPVTLLLLLLLAWQAPMFEALGYLVVAGLLATLVGDALTLLSRERLLYAIGAFFLSHLLYTIYFASQMTLSFFWPLPLALIIIGAALIAVIWTRLEELRWPICTFIGMTLVMVWLAGELWFFRPTDTSLSAFVGAALLLLSNVVWLGSHYRKRFTADNAIASACYFAGHFLIVRSLYL
- a CDS encoding putative receptor, with product MSKIPLFLIVIIAIIVIAASFRFVQQRRENASNDAAPVLQKQVEVTSKREKPANDRRSRQRDVTPAGDEMRYEARFKPQQGGLEMTFRLDAAAYHQLTVGEKGVLYVQGTRFVRFEAQP
- the yhhL gene encoding inner membrane protein, translating into MLINLGRLLMLCVWGFLILNLIQPFPRPLNIFVNVALIFMVLMHGLQLAMLKATQPKDAPPMGKPEQFRIFLFGVFELLAWQKRQKLK
- the rsmD gene encoding 16S rRNA m(2)G966-methyltransferase, whose protein sequence is MKKPSSSGSGQIRIIGGQWRGRKLPVTDSPGLRPTTDRVRETLFNWLAPHMVDARCLDCFAGSGALGLESLSRYAAHATLLEMERAVAQQLQKNLATLKAANVQVVNTNTLNYLNQTGTPHDIVFVDPPFRKGLLDETLNLLEKNGWLADDALIYVESEVENGMPSVPASWHLHREKVAGQVAYRLYLRESQGARDAD
- the ftsY gene encoding cell division protein FtsY; amino-acid sequence: MAKDKKRGFFSWLGFGQKEQEPDVEQQQVTERDVQNQVTELPPESVDEPIAKADAPEAEAQSPVAEDVESSAPHTLDESEAFAEEVVEISEQQANQVVEDAPAAPQTVADEVVDHIEQVIAESERNEPVQQAETNIEHETLPLPEEVAEHDIEPEEWQAEHELQVADEPEISDEELEAQALAANQLAQESDDDVEQAAPDVAMPVQEKPTKEGFFARLKRSLIKTKENLGSGFISLFRGKKIDDDLFEELEEQLLIADVGVETTRRIITNLTEGASRKQLRDAEALYGLLKEEMGEILAKVDEPLNIEGKTPFVILMVGVNGVGKTTTIGKLARQFEQQGKSVMLAAGDTFRAAAVEQLQVWGQRNNIPVVAQHTGADSASVIFDAIQAAKARNVDVLIADTAGRLQNKSHLMEELKKIVRVMKKLDEDAPHEIMLTIDASTGQNAISQAKLFHEAVGLTGITLTKLDGTAKGGVIFSVADQFGIPIRYIGVGEQISDLRPFNAGDFIEALFARED
- the ftsE gene encoding cell division ATP-binding membraine protein FtsE; the encoded protein is MIRFEQVSKAYLGGRQALQGVTFHLQPGEMAFLTGHSGAGKSTLLKLICGIERPSAGQIYFAGHEISRLKNREVPFLRRQIGMIFQDHHLLMDRTVFDNVAIPLIIAGASSEDIRRRVSAALDKVGLLDKAKSFPIQLSGGEQQRVGIARAVVNKPAVLLADEPTGNLDEALSEGILRLFEEFNRVGVTVLMATHDMGLISRRHYPMLTLSDGHLHGGRPGE
- the ftsX gene encoding cell division protein FtsX: MNKRDALNEMRRFGNKLSGFTRQKMGSDGNRQQPKRAKSQPPKAKSRKGGVNEQFRYAWNGALQDLKSKPFATFLTIMVIAISLTLPSVCYMVYKNVNQAATQYYPSPQITVYLDKALDDDAAQRVVGQLQAEPGVEKVNYLSREEALGEFRNWSGFGGALDMLEENPLPAVAVIVPKLDFQGTEALNTLRDRVTRVQGVDEVRMDDSWFARLSALTGLVGRVAAMIGVLMVAAVFLVIGNSVRLSIFARRDTINVQKLIGATDGFILRPFLYGGALLGFSGAFLSLILSEILVMRLSSAVTDVARVFGTSFDLNGLLFDECLLLLLVCSMIGLVSCLARHRATFTSLYPGLKKV
- the rpoH gene encoding component of RNA polymerase yields the protein MTKEMQTLALAPVGNLESYIRAANAWPMLSAEEERTLAEKLHYQGDLEAAKKLILSHLRFVVHIARNYAGYGLPQADLIQEGNIGLMKAVRRFNPEVGVRLVSFAVHWIKAEIHEYVLRNWRIVKVATTKAQRKLFFNLRKTKQRLGWFNQDEVEMVARELGVTSKDVREMESRMAAQDMTFDMSSDDDASDGQPMAPVLYLQDKSSNFADGIEDDNWEEHAADKLSDAMLGLDERSQQIIRARWLDEDSKTTLQELADRYGVSAERVRQLEKNAMKKLRAAIEA
- the goaG gene encoding 4-aminobutyrate transaminase translates to MKNSELHQRRQNATPRGIGVMCGFYAERAENATLWDVEGREVIDFAAGIAVLNTGHRHPRLVAAIEKQLQAFTHTAYQIVPYEGYVSLAERINERVPVEGPVKTAFFTTGAEAVENAVKIARASTRRPGIIAFGGAFHGRTFMTMALTGKVAPYKLGFGPFPGSVFHARYPNELHGVSVGQALESLEHLFKAEIAPDQVAAIILEPVQGEGGFNVAPPEFFTALRAICDQHGILLIADEVQSGFARTGKLFAMEHYPVKADLITMAKSLAGGMPLSAVAGRADVMDAPAPGGLGGTYAGNPLAIASAHAVLDVIDDEKLCQRANELGAQLTDVLEQAQSGSKAIAQVRGLGSMIAVEFNEPETGKPSAEITREVQQAALDQGLLLLSCGVYGNVIRFLYPLTIPQEQFTRALTILKQVLPQ
- the livJ_1 gene encoding Leu/Ile/Val-binding protein precursor; the encoded protein is MTGKALLAGCIALAMSSAAMAEDIKIAVVGAMSGPVAQYGDQEFTGAEQAVADINAKGGIKGNKLVITKYDDACDPKQAVAVANKVVNDGIKYVIGHLCSSSTQPASDIYEDEGILMITPAATAPELTARGYQLILRTTGLDSDQGPTAAKYIVEKVKPQRIAVIHDKQQYGEGLARSVQDGLKKAGANVVFFDGITAGEKDFSTLVARLKKENIDFVYYGGYHPEMGQILRQSRAAGLKTQFMGPEGVANVSLSNIAGESAEGMLVTKPKNYDQVPANKPIVDAIKAKKQDPSGAFVWTTYAALQSLQAGLNQSDDPAEIAKYLKANSVDTVMGPLSWDEKGDLKGFEFGVFTWHANGTATDAK
- the yhhK gene encoding putative acetyltransferase, with translation MVNNLDTLGKTAFGMPLMKLTIIRLLTFTPQDHIDLGKIWPEYSSASLTIDEGHRIYAARFNERLLGAVRVTLTGNQGAMDSLRVREVTRRRGVGHYLIEEVIRDNPTINHWWISDVGVEDRNVMNAFMQALGFSIEEGGWEKR
- the livK gene encoding Leucine-specific transport system is translated as MHGMKYNAKTILAGMIALAVTHTAAAQEIKVAVVGAMSGPVAQWGDMEFNGARQAIKDINAKGGVKGDTLVAVEYDDACDPKQAVAVANKIVNDGIKYVIGHLCSSSTQPASDIYEDEGILMITPGATNPELTQRGYQMIMRTAELDSAQGPTAAKYILETVKPQRIAILHDKQQYGEGLARSVQDGLKKGGANVVFFDGITAGEKDFSALLARLQKENIDFVYYGGYYPEMGQMLRQARAIGLKTQFMGPEGVGNASLSNIAGDAGEGMLVTMPKRYDQEASNKAIVDALKADKKDASGPYVWITYAAVQSLATGMERSGSTEPADIIKDLKEHGADTVIGPLNWDEKGDLKGFDFGVFQWHADGSSTSVSQR